Part of the Methanosphaera sp. WGK6 genome is shown below.
ATTACAACGATATTGGAAATACTGCGAGTAATAGAGTACTATCCTGGAATAATCGGTTAATGTCTGAAATAACATTTTAGGGGGTAAAATTTATGTGGAAAAGAATAATGCCTGTTTTAATAATCTTAGCACTATTGGGGGGTATATCAGCATATTATCTGGATAATAACTCAATAAATAGTCAAAATGATTTATTAAATACAGAAAATAATCTAACAACACAAAATGATAATGGAAATTTATTAATTGAACAAGATAAATTAAGTAATTTAATTACAGACACAATATCTAACCAGTCAGCAAAAAAATATCAAGATATAGAAAATAACATAACAACAAATACTAAACTATCTGAAAATATTTCAAAAAGTGATGTATACGTATATGATTATACAAAGGATATTGATTCATTAATATCAATAGAAGATTATGATAAAACAATAATTGCACATGATAAAACGGGAAATTTAAAATACAATATCACTGCAAGAGAAGCATTGGAAATAATACAAAAACAGTATTCTGGAGATTGGACTCATGTAATGATATCTCCTGTGTATGCTACTCCTGAATTTCTAGTTGGTGATTCTTTAAATGAAACTTGGATTGAAGTTAGTCCTAATGGTGAAATATGGGGTGGACATTCTTCTCATGAGGTACCTGTAGACTCTGAAGATGATTCAATAGACACTCAGAATATAACAGATAGTAATTCAGATGATAATATTAGTATTAATGATACTGGTGTTGCATAGTTATTAAAGTGGGAGAATAATTTTTCTCATTTTTATCTTTTTTTTATTGTGAAGTATTTTATATTATTGTTTTACTTGGGTTTTTATTGTTTTTAATCTTTTTCTAAAATAGGAAAATATATATTTAATATAGAATATAAATAACCATGTTAGTTTAACTTAATAGGATAACTAATGTATATATAATAAGGTGATAAATATGGCAGGAAACCCATACAAAATAAACGATAATTGTGTAGGATGCGGATTATGTGTAAATGCATGTCCAATGGATTGTATTTCAGAAGGTACTCCATATGCAATCGATGCAGATACCTGTGTAGGTTGTGGAGTATGTGCTGAAGCATGTCCTGTACAAGCAATTGAAGAAGCAGCTTAGATGCTGTTCTTCAAATTCTTTTTCCTGTTTTTAACTCTTTTTTTTAATAAAATAATTATTCTATTTTTAATTTATTTAATATCTAGTGTTCGTTTAAATGATTGTTTCAAATCATTTTTAGTCTCTTCTGTATAGTATTTATCTGATATTTCGTTGTTTAATGTAAACATTGCTAGTTCATATAATACTCTATTCATTGATTTTCCAAGTGATGTTAACTGATATTCTGTGTTTGTTTTGTCAGGAGATGTTATTTTTTTAATAAGTCTATTTTCTTCCATTTCTTTAAGACATTCTGATAATACTTTATTTGAAACACTTTTATTTTCTTTAAATTCATTAAAATGGGTTTTTCCAAAGAAAATATCTCTAAGTATTTGTATTGTCCATTTTTTATTAATTAAATTAACAGCTAGGTTAACTGGACATTCCACAACTTTTTTATCTAAATTATCCATATTTTTTCATCTTCACTTATTTTATATTATTTTATGAT
Proteins encoded:
- a CDS encoding 4Fe-4S binding protein; this encodes MAGNPYKINDNCVGCGLCVNACPMDCISEGTPYAIDADTCVGCGVCAEACPVQAIEEAA
- a CDS encoding helix-turn-helix domain-containing protein, with translation MDNLDKKVVECPVNLAVNLINKKWTIQILRDIFFGKTHFNEFKENKSVSNKVLSECLKEMEENRLIKKITSPDKTNTEYQLTSLGKSMNRVLYELAMFTLNNEISDKYYTEETKNDLKQSFKRTLDIK